From Mauremys reevesii isolate NIE-2019 linkage group 10, ASM1616193v1, whole genome shotgun sequence, the proteins below share one genomic window:
- the LOC120372831 gene encoding uncharacterized protein LOC120372831, translating into MQGLMAAPPRPGQPKAPPPADGDVAVLQPELSFLREGSRRELELSLRKRLMHRRWGLPRRIQESVWLLQPASAPAEFRPRSCTEKDAEGPFLLPWHKSTVHLERGVGKARRVVAAPHLRLSLGRDAQEQLQIHVAKKCVETRLGAVPAAVRHSWQRLHLMSRLPLPKLIPAGDRAPKARSPLLPFVHPEGICHLELNVQHKHLTALWGLGTLYTQSLSRMVPRAPPGPVPPREAEVEFWAREALFLGPEAREALDLHVRKKRLQHEWGFPALIERSLRAFVPAPPLLGPTTARQCAELHVLVLGQEPSLMDGDTRGRLERHLQKMTLQRRWGLPRRIQESLRLFAAFTPPAGPQLPGASGEKGVGQSRLGPSQPDVPAGSRLAGDSRTHGLAAERRDELQRHLTRKCLEIRLGVRPALVKRSQRVAREGERIRLPRLICAGQKPPKPRAGSLLCLPPTAMNTLDMNVRHKQLVHFWGLPTLREVSLWRMMPKAPAVLLGSAAGRAWMQMGLAGRMGAEEPERNGYKEPPLVTGPPLVTAKARDRLESHILRKMLQHEWGLPCVVLRSLGVFTPPPPGRGPPRRVQAPASESVATGSLLFLHTETREHLESHVRKLALERRWGLPKRILESLRMFLPPAPPGTEPRGQTQPLLHAFPTLPQGPTALSTGQSEELQRGPREALTHRSQHWLEMGVKEGEASCPEAVSQHTLGSSSRRSQETSQTSNGEGPPSSPCHFPEDKAELKSALDFPRKKVLGISHRAQESHRRALCPVAHESYPQQREQSSEESPGQWRTHDGEGAPQMAGTGRRFRSSSVETAVWNEKRILRELESSFRRIARSRSRHGPGGKQPLSLEIVGHLEMGHCTCLDCPCCKLEGWDGARSPGASSPGWQTQRIHARGSATLLGDAAAPSPMHAEPGWQGQGTPSMAKDELPASSPSSLEGSESRASDWSEGESSCAASRPVPKGPTLARVHLASPRAAAHRLDIHLAQKALGSFILPPCVIRSQAIYADMAAERLRAAAQEHRREINIRLQRRRGRKSQLGGSRQEALGERARPAGTGELGFPTAGSLGQRLIRESQSQANQYLCETCHGLFTTSEEGLSPQPCPAKGAGKSDVARTQLETHVLPRDRETSGDACRGEQGASYQRSQDLGHAAGAPLYEGPAGAEDGEEAGGQTCAPLVHHPQPVTRDNVGDKVSSAASNELVGSLSSSRWPASPSEQRPRSAEGLSQFSTEGEWEMVGDWDSEAVAAWDAEGEGSLGWKERRDTKGDAA; encoded by the exons ATGCAGGGCCTGATGgcggctcccccccgccccggccagcccaaggcccctccGCCAGCTGACGGGGACGTGGCCGTTCTCCAGCCCGAGCTGTCCTTCCTCAGAGAGGGCAGCAGACGAgagctggagctcagcctccgCAAGAGACTCATGCACCGGCGCTGGGGGCTTCCCAGGAGGATCCAGGAGTCGGTGTGGCTGCTccagcctgcctcagcccctgcAGAGTTCAGGCCTCGCAGCTGTACAGAAAA GGATGCAGAGGGGCCTTTCCTGCTGCCCTGGCACAAGAGCACCGTGCACCTGGAGCGGGGCGTGGGGAAAGCCAGGAGAGTGGTCGCTGCTCCCCACCTGCGGCTCAGCCTGGGACGTGACGctcaggagcagctgcagatccATGTGGCAAAGAAATGTGTGGAGACCCGGCTGGGGGCTGTCCCCGCTGCAGTGAGACACTCTTGGCAAAGGCTGCATCTCATGTCCCggctgcccctccccaagctgatccctgctggggacagggccccgaaagccaggagccccctgctgcccttcgTGCACCCAGAGGGCATCTGCCACCTCGAGttgaatgtgcagcacaaacatctcacggccctgtggggcctgggcacTCTCTACACCCAGTCCCTCAGCAGGATGGTCCCCAGGGCGCCCCCTGGGCCGGTTCCACCCCGTGAGGCTGAAGTCGAGTTCTGGGCACGGGAGGCTCTGTTCCTGGGCCCGGAGGCCAGAGAGGCCCTGGACCTGCACGTCAggaagaagaggctgcagcacgaATGGGGCTTCCCTGCACTCATCGAACGGTCGCTCAGAGCCTTTGTGCCGGCGCCCCCGCTGCTGGGGCCGACCACAGCCCGCCAATGCGCCGAGCTGCACGTCCTCGTCCTGGGGCAAGAGCCTTCACTCATGGATGGGGACACGAGAGGCCGCCTGGAGCGTCACCTCCAGAAGATGACGCTGCAGCGGAGATGGGGCCTTCCCCGGAGGATCCAGGAGTCCTTGCggctgtttgctgcttttaccccGCCGGCTGGCCCGCAGCTTCCTGGGGCCAGTGGAGAAAAGGGCGTTGGCCAAAGCCGGCTGGGGCCCAGCCAGCCAGACGTCCCCGCAGGGAGCCGCTTGGCAGGAGACAGCAGAACCCATGGCCTTGCTGCTGAGCGGAGGGATGAGCTCCAGCGGCACCTCACAAGGAAGTGCCTAGAGATCAGGCTGGGGGTGAGGCCGGCCCTGGTGAAGAGATCCCAGAGAgtggccagggagggggagaggatacGCCTCCCGAGGCTGATCTGCGCAGGCCAGAAGCCCCCcaagcccagggccggctccctgctctgcctgccgccCACAGCTATGAATACACTAGACATGAACGTGAGACACAAGCAGCTGGTGCATTTCTGGGGGCTGCCCACGCTGCGGGAGGTGTCCCTGTGGAGGATGATGCCGAAggctccggctgtgctgctggggagcGCAGCAGGGAGGGCCTGGATGCAGATGGGCCTGGCTGGACGcatgggggctgaggagccggagAGGAACGGCTACAAGGAGCCGCCTCTGGTCACGGGGCCGCCTCTGGTCACAGCCAAGGCCAGGGACCGTCTAGAGAGCCACATCCTGAGAAAGATGCTCCAGCACGAGTGGGGCTTACCGTGTGTTGTGCTGAGATCCCTGGGCGTGTTCACACCCCCACCACCTGGGAGGGGCCCCCCGAGGCGGGTCCAGGCCCCAGCCAGCGAGAGCGTCGCCACGGGCAGCCTGCTCTTCCTGCACACAGAAACCAGGGAGCACCTGGAGTCACACGTGAGGAAACTGGCCCTGGAGCGGAGATGGGGCCTGCCCAAGAGGATCCTGGAGTCCTTAAGGATGTTCCTGCCGCCTGCCCCaccaggaacagagcccagaggccaaacccagcccctgctccatgcCTTCCCTACACTCCCCCAAGGTCCTACAGCCCTCTCCACGGGGCAATCGGAAGAGCTCCAGCGAGGCCCCAGGGAGGCCCTCACCCACCGGTCCCAGCACTGGCTTGAAATGGGGGTAAAGGAGGGCGAAGCCAGCTGCCCTGAGGCAGTGTCCCAACACaccctggggagcagcagcaggagaagccaGGAGACCTCCCAGACGAGCAATGGGGAagggccccccagctccccatgcCACTTCCCGGAGGACAAGGCAGAGCTGAAATCCGCCCTGGACTTTCCCAGGAAGAAGGTGCTGGGAATTTCCCACAGGGCCCAGGAGTCCCACAGACGGGCCTTGTGCCCGGTGGCCCATGAGTCTTACCCacagcagagagagcagagctCTGAGGAAAGTCCTGGGCAGTGGAGGACCCATGATGGCGAAGGAGCTCCGCAGATGGCGGGGACCGGCAGGCGCTTCCGGAGCTCGTCTGTGGAGACAGCTGTTTGGAATGAGAAGAGGATCTTGCGGGAGCTGGAATCCAGCTTCAGGAGAATAGCCCGGAGCCGCAGCCGCCATGGCCCAGGGGGGAAGCAGCCTCTGTCTCTGGAAATTGTGGGCCACCTGGAAATGGGCCATTGCACATGCTTGGACTGTCcatgctgcaagctagaggggtGGGACGGCGCCCGCTCTCCAGGGGCCAGCTCTCCTGGGTGGCAGACACAGCGTATCCATGCAAGGGGGTCAGCAACTCTCCTAGGAGATGCGGCAGCTCCAAGCCCTATGCATGCTGAGCCcggatggcaggggcagggcactcCCAGCATGGCAAAAGATGAACTGCCTGCCTCCTCTCCGTCGTCTCTGGAGGGCAGCGAGTCCAGGGCCTCTGACTGGTCTGAGGGAGAAAGCTCTTGCGCAGCCTCTCGCCCAGTGCCCAAGGGGCCCACGCTGGCACGGGTGCATCTTGCTTCTCCGCGGGCCGCGGCACACCGGCTGGACATCCACCTGGCGCAGAAGGCCCTGGGCTCCTTCATCCTGCCACCCTGCGTCATACGCTCCCAGGCCATCTATGCCGACATGGCAGCTGAGCGGCTGAGAGCCGCTGCCCAGGAACACAGGCGGGAAATTAACATCCGGCTGCAGCGCAGGAGGGGCCGGAAAAGCCAGCTGGGAGGGTCCCGTCAGGAAGCCCTGGGAGAAAGAGCCCGCCCCGCGGGCACAGGAGAGCTGGGATTCCCGACAGCTGGCTCCTTGGGCCAGAGACTGATCAGAGAGTCCCAGAGCCAGGCAAACCAATACCTGTGTGAGACATGCCATGGCCTCTTCACCACCAGTGAGGAGGgactcagcccccagccctgtcctgccaAGGGGGCTGGGAAGTCAGACGTGGCGAGGACTCAGCTAGAGACTCACGTGCTCCCGAGGGACAGGGAGACGTCAGGTGATGCCTGCAGAGGGGAGCAAGGTGCATCCTACCAGCGGTCTCAGGATCTGGGCCATGCAGCTGGTGCCCCCCTGTATGAAGGTCCCGCTGGTGCTGAGGATGGAGAGGAAGCGGGGGGCCAGACGTGCGCCCCACTAGTACATCATCCCCAGCCTGTAACCAGAGACAATGTGGGAGACAAAGTTTCGTCCGCAGCCTCCAATGAGCTTGTGGGCTCCCTGTCCAGCAGCCGGTGGCCAGCCAGTCCCTCGGAGCAGCGCCCGCGGTCTGCAGAGGGGCTGTCCCAGTTCAGCACCGAGGGCGAGTGGGAGATGGTCGGGGACTGGGACAGTGAGGCTGTGGCAGCCTGGGATGCAGAAGGAGAAGGcagcctggggtggaaggagaggagggacaccAAGGGCGACGCGGCATGA
- the LOC120372832 gene encoding protein FAM205A-like, translated as MFDAGVGIMQSWFCACFDSSWVLYTCVLLVLVIWVAIVTQHSFSWRSRMALLVSRLRWRGTEDEGEGAKKQRVKQPRDRLSRDLPRCARRAARRRSIRQLLCDNSDCALCNEVAWQAEQLVYADRASAWVPTGPGSPPAPASHSKGRNLLSRSMWRGLDVLQWCRSRTCIGDQVLPPAQGHFPPSKSRSPPERQAGSRKTECRPPREDEEGLSCPQQVKGSSTEQDKCLFCSSLWDETLLRGQEQAQSSSSLQHEPLLLAWELRTGSSQHEPFLPRHEEYPSPTPAQHEPFPPSQAECGWVGSFLHRDRARSPQAAPHWQAHRPDWVPFLAKSPGGTRMSGREAKWQRDRESTAPRAMGEAPMSLPGRPLVQVSPGALRVAGRLELAEAETPFLQRDVRASLERHVQVKRLQHTLGLPCTLQSALKIFMPPAPKSIARKPSGAGRVVTMPQALPFLSVGSRTELERHLQRMVHLKRWGLPRRIQESLRLLMPATPPHPRLGPLPSGKWAPRGPGPVTRAAQTPGLRARPPAQASQGPARASKSAPGSHCCRDTRELQGHIARKGLEIRLGVLPAALRSFQKMAALGRRDLLLPKLIPPGCKAPLVPCPPVPPAPLLPLGVAIEFCPLETPFMAPEGRELLERHVLRKRLQHEWGLPGLVRRSLRCFMPPPPTRPRPKRSDRPAAMELRVSSGAPPIPLATKRELEAHIQRRVAERRWGLPRRVQESLRGFMPPTTAAPGTHPDTQGRRASWPLRGLSVRRAPRESPSRVAPVGPTAVAVSLAGPLGTAWRQQLSRDTCHQLLERHVTRKNIEIRLGLIPRRAQHSQEAARRVGKLPLPRLIQPGQRSLELRPRELLFLEQAASDHLELNLLHKHLSFRWGLPTLYRQSLAKLFHTGPSPAPLPASSRAAGTE; from the exons GCTCTTCTGGTCAGCAGGCTCCGGTGGAGGGGGACGGAGGACGAGGGAGAAG GTGCAAAGAAGCAGCGGGTGAAACAGCCGCGTGACCGGCTGAGCCGGGACCTCCCACGCTGCGCTCGCCGAGCTGCCAGGCGCCGCTCCATCCGCCAGCTGCTGTGTGACAACTCAGACTGTGCCCTGTGCAATGAGGTGGCCTGGCAAGCCGAGCAGCTGGTATATGCCGACAGGGCCAGCGCCTGGGTCCCTACTGGGCCAGGGTCACCTCCTGCTCCCGCCTCCCACTCCAAAGGGAGAAACTTGCTGAGTAGATCCATGTGGAGAGGCCTGGATGTGCTGCAGTGGTGCCGCTCTAGGACATGTATAGGAGACCAGGTCCTCCCACCCGCGCAGGGCCACTTCCCACCCAGCAAGTCCCGTTCCCCTCCTGAGCGCCAGGCAGGCAGCCGGAAAACGGAGTGCCGCCCGCCGAGGGAGGATGAGGAGGGGCTGTCCTGCCCACAGCAAGTCAAAGGCTCCTCCACGGAGCAGGACAAATGtctcttctgctcctctctctgggATGAGACTCTCCTTCGCGGGCAAGAGCAGGCCCAGAGCTCCTCTTCTCTACAGCATGAGCCGCTCCTACTCGCTTGGGAGCTGAGAACTGGATCGAGCCAGCATGAGCCATTTCTTCCCAGGCATGAGGAgtaccccagccccactcctgcccagcaCGAGCCCTTCCCTCCAAGCCAAGCGGAATGTGGCTGGGTCGGGAGTTTCCTGCACAGAGACAGAGCAAGGAGCCCCCAGGCCGCTCCCCATTGGCAGGCGCATCGCCCCGATTGGGTGCCGTTTCTGGCCAAGTCCCCAGGCGGGACCAGGATGTCAGGGCGGGAGGCCAAATGGCAGCGAGACCGAGAAAGCACAGCACCCAGAGCCATGGGGGAAGCTCCGATGTCTCTGCCTGGGAGACCCCTGGTGCAGGTCAGCCCTGGAGCCCTGCGTGTGGCCGGCAGGCTCGAATTGGCCGAAGCGGAGACCCCCTTCCTCCAACGCGATGTCAGGGCGAGTCTCGAGCGGCACGTCCAggtgaagaggctgcagcacaccctggggctgccctgcaCCCTGCAGAGCGCTTTGAAGATCTTCATGCCCCCAGCACCGAAATCCATCGCACGCAAACCctcgggggcaggcagggtggtgacgatgccacaggccctgcccttcctAAGCGTCGGCTCCAGGACAGAGCTGGAGCGGCATCTGCAAAGGATGGTGCATCTGAAGAGATGGGGGCTGCCCAGGAGGATCCAGGAGTCCTTGAGGCTGCTGATGCCAGCCACACCTCCACACCCCCGTCTCGGCCCCCTGCCGTCTGGGAAATGGGCTCCAAGGGGGCCAGGCCCAGTGACAAGGGCAGCCCAGACGCCCGGCCTCAGAGCTAGACCCCCAGCCCAGGCCTCCCAGGGCCCCGCCAGAGCGTCCAAATCCGCGCCCGGCTCGCACTGCTGCAGAGACActcgggagctgcaggggcacatTGCCAGGAAGGGCTTGGAAATCAGACTAGGCGTGCTGCCTGCCGCGCTGAGGAGCTTTCAGAAAATGGCTGCCCTGGGGCGCAGAGACCTGCTCCTGCCTAAACTGATCCCCCCGGGCTGCAAGGCCCCCCTGGTGCCCTGCCCGCCCGTGCCAcccgcccccctgctgcccctgggtgtgGCCATCGAGTTCTGCCCCCTGGAGACTCCCTTCATGGCCCCTGAGGGCCGGGAGCTGCTGGAGAGGCATGTCCTGAGGAAGCGGCTGCAGCACGAATGGGGCCTGCCAGGCCTGGTGCGGCGATCGCTGAGGTGTTTCATGCCACCCCCGCCCACGCGCCCCAGGCCCAAGAGGAGCGACCGGCCGGCAGCCATGGAGCTCCGTGTCAGCAGCGGGGCCCCTCCCATCCCTCTGGCCACCAAGAGGGAGCTGGAAGCCCACATCCAGCggagggtggctgagaggaggtGGGGGCTCCCCAGGAGAGTGCAGGAGTCCCTGCGGGGCTTCATGCCTCCCACGACCGCAGCTCCGGGGACACATCCAGACACGCAAGGCAGAAGGGCCAGCTGGCCGCTCAGGGGGCTGTCAGTGAGAAGGGCTCCAAGAGAATCACCCTCCAGGGTGGCACCCGTGGGCCCCACAGCGGTGGCTGTCTCCTTAGCCGGGCCCCTGGGAACTGCATGGCGCCAGCAGCTCAGCCGGGACACGTGCCACCAGCTGCTGGAGAGACATGTGACCAGGAAAAACATAGAGATCCGTCTGGGCCTGATCCCCCGCAGGGCCCAACACTCACAGGAAGCCGCCCGCCGGGTGGGAAAGCTCCCCTTGCCCCGGCTGATTCAGCCGGGCCAGAGATCCCTGGAGCTGCGGCCCCGGGAGCTGCTCTTCCTGGAGCAGGCGGCCTCAGATCACCTGGAGCTCAACCTTCTCCACAAGCACCTGAGCTTCAGGTGGGGGCTGCCCACGCTCTACCGACAGTCCCTGGCCAAGCTGTTCCACACAGGCCCCTCGCCCGCCCCGCTGCCCGCCAGCTCCCGCGCAGCTGGGACTGAGTAA